Below is a genomic region from Acuticoccus sp. I52.16.1.
CTGATGGCGATGCAGGAGTATCTCGGCAACATCAAGGGCACGATCTCGTTCGACGAGGTGATCGACAACTCCTTCGCCGAGAAGGCGATGGAAGAGGTCGACGGCTGATCGCCGCGTCCGGCGCCGCCTCACCCGTGGCCGCGACCAAACCCGCCCCCGAGGGCGCGCCGAAGCTTTCGGCGCGTCACCTCGCCTTGACCTTCGACGACGGGCGCCGGCGCGTGCCCGTCATCGGCGACGTCTCGTTCGACCTCCATGCGGGCGAGGTGGTCGCCATCGTCGGCCCCTCCGGCTGCGGCAAAACCACGATGCTCAACGCCGTGTCCGGCCTCCTGAAGCCGACCGGCGGCGAGGTGACGTGGAACGTCGCCATGACCAAGCGCCGCCCGCGCATCGGCTACATGCTGCAAAAGGACCTCCTGTTTCCCTGGCGCACCGCCAAGGGCAACGTCATGCTCGGCATGGAGATCCGCGGCGACACCGGCGCCAAGGCGCACGAGAAGGCGCGCGCGTTGCTCGACCAGCTCGGCCTGCACGGCTTCGCCGACGACTACCCCTCGACCCTCTCCGGCGGCATGCGCCAGCGCGTCGCCCTCGCCCGCACGCTCATCCACGACCCCGAGGTGCTGCTGCTGGACGAGCCGTTCGCCGCGCTCGACTTCCAGACCAAGATCCTCATCGAGAGCGACACCGCCAAGCTGGTGCGCAGCGAAGGCCGGGCGCTGCTCCTCATCACCCACGACCTCGAAGAGGCGGTGTCGATGGCCGACCGCGTGATCGTCCTCACCGGACGCCCGACGCGCATCAAGTCGACCTACACGATCGAGCTGGGCGGCGACCGGACCGACATGATGGCCGCGCGCGAAAGCCCCGACTTCGCCGACTATGTGCGCAGCATCTGGCGCGACCTCGATGTCGCCCAGCACTGAGGAGCGCTTGCGATGACGACCACCACGGCCGACACCCCCGACGCCGTGTCCGACACCAGCGAGGTCAGCCGGACCGGGCACGCCGTCCGCCGCCGGGCGATGCGCGGGCATGCCATGGTGATCGCGACGCAGGTCGTCCTGCTCGCCGTGCTGCTCGGCCTGTGGGAATACGCCACCTACGCCGACAAGCAGACCGCCTTCATGTTCGGCTCGCCGAGCGCGATCTTCGGCTTCCTCGTCACCATGGCGTCCGACGGCAGCCTCTTCCGCGACACCTGGGTCACCGGGCTCGAGACCGTGCTCGGCTTCGTCGTCGGCAATGTCCTCGGGACGGTGATGGGCCTCGCGCTCTGGTATTCGCCGTTCGTGTCGCGCGTCGTCAGCCCGTTCATCGTCGCGCTGGGGTCGATCCCGATCATCGCGCTGGCGCCGATGGTCATCATCTGGTTCGGCACCGGGCTCTCGTCCAAGATCGCGATGGCGACGTTGTCGGTCGTCGTGGTCGCCCTCGTCACCTCCTACAAGGGGGCGATGAGCGTCGATCCCGACCAGATCAACCTGATGCGCACCCTCGGCGCGCGCAAATGGCAGATCTTCAACCGCCTCGTCGTGCCCGCCTCGCTGAGCGACATCTTCGCCGGGCTGAAACTCACCGTCGGCTTCGCGCTGATCGGCGCGATCATCGGCGAGTTCATGTCGTCCTCGGAGGGGCTCGGCCACGCGATCTTCAAGGCCGGCTCGCTCTACATCATCCCCAAGGTGCTGGCCGCGCTGGTCGCCACCATCGCACTGGCGCTGGCGCTGACCTTCCTCGTCGGTAAGCTGGAGCGGCGGCTGATGCACTGGCGGCGCGACCTGTGAGCCGCCGCCGGCACCCTCTTCCGCCGCGGTCCCTCAGGCCGGCCGCAGCGGCTTTTCAACGAACGGAGAAGTCATGACTCACGTGGTTCCCAAGGCGGGCAATATCAAATTCGCCCTGTCGGGGCACGAGGCGTACGTGGACAAGATCGCCCCCGGCGAAACCTTCAAGGTCGAGTGCGCCATCAACATCGGCGACGGCATCCTCACCCACGCCGGCCAGGCGATCGACCCGGCCAAGATCGTCGTCCCCTTCGTCAACGGCGCCACCGGGCCGATGGAGATCGAAGGGGCCAAGCCCGGCGACATGCTCAAGGTCGAAGTGATCGACATGGAGCTGGACAGCCTGGGATTCACCGCCCTGTGGCCCGGCATCGGCATGTTTCCCGACTGGGTGCGCCAGAAGGAATTCGGCTTCATCCCCCGCGTGATGGAGGTCAAGGACGGCTTCGTCCACTGGTCGGACAAGGTGAAGCTTCCGGTCGCGCCGATGATCGGCGTGATGGGTGTGGCGCCAGTGCTGGGCGCGACCCCGACGGTCGACAACGGCCCCAACGGCGGCAACCTCGATATCCAGGAATTCACGCCGGGCACGACGGTGATGTTCCGCGTCAACCAGGAGGGCGCGCACTTCTTCGCCGGCGACTGCCACGCCATCCAGGGCGACGGCGAGGCCAACGGCATGGGCGCCACCGAGATCGCCGCCGTGCTGACGCTCAAGGTCACGCTGGAGCCGGCGCCCGAGCGTCTCACCTGGCCGCGCATCGAGACAGCGACGCACATCGGCACCGTCGGCTGCGCCCGCCCGCTCGAGGACGCCATGCGCATCGCCTTCGAGGAGATGGTCTACTGGCTCGCCGACGACTACGGCATCCCCGAGACCGAAGCCTACATGCTGCTCGGCCAGATCGCCGAGGCCCGCTGCACGCAGGTCGTGAATCCGAAGTACACGTACGTCTGCAAGGTGTCGAAGGACATCCTGAAGTCATTCGCCTGACGGACTGCCGCGCCCGCGGGGGGCCGGCCGGCGCCCCGTGGGCCGAGGGTTCGCGGGCCCGCAACGACATCGAGGAGCAATCATGGATCTGGGTCTGAAGGGGATGAAGGCGCTCGTCACCGGCGGCACGAAGGGGATCGGCCGCCACTGCGCCGAGATCTTCGCTGCCGAGGGGGCCGACGTCGCGGTCTGCGCCCGCAAGGCCGACGAGGTCGCCGAGACCGTCGCCGCGCTCGAAGCCAAGGGCGTGAAGGCCTACGGCGCGGCGGTCGACGTCGCCGACAAGGCCGCGTTCGAGGCGTTCGTGAACGCCGCCGCCACCGCGCTCGGCGGGCTCGACGTCGTCGTCGCCAACGTTTCGGCGCTGGCCGTGGCGGACGACGAGACGGCTTGGAAGGCCGGGTTCGACACCGACCTCATGCACACCGTGCGCCTCGTCAACACGGCGATGCCTTATCTGGAGAAATCCAAGGCCGCCGCGATCACGGCGATCTCGTCCGTCTCGGGCCGCGAGACGGACTTCACCGGTCCCGCCTACGGCGCCTACAAGGCGGCGCTGGTTCACTACATGCACGGGCTGGCGGTGAAGCTGGCGCCGCAGATGATCCGCGCCAACGCGGTCTCGCCCGGCAACACCTACTTCGAGGGCGGGATCTGGAACCAGATCGAGACCGGCAACCCGGAGCTCTTCGCGGAGGCGCTGGCCCTCAACCCGACCGGGCGCATGGGCAAGCCCGAGGAGGTCGCCCGCGGCGTCGTCTTCCTGTCGAGCCCCGCCTCCTCGTTCACGACCGGGACCAACCTCGTCGTGGACGGTGCGCTGACGCGGGGCGTGCAGCTCTGAGCCGGCGCCGCTTCGCAGCCCATCAGGCGGCGAAGCGGTCGGCCAGACGGCCGGGCGCCACATGGCGTGGAACGGGGATCGGTCTCACCGGGCGCAGCGGGACCGGCGCCTCGGCCGGTGGCAGGCCGCAGACGAGATCGGCGATGACGCGGCCCATGGCGGTCGCCATCGCGATGCCGCGGCCGTTGTAGCCCAGCGCTCCGCATCCAGCCGATAATAGACCGTGACACGCCCGGTCTCGTAGAGCACCGAGCCGTCGGGCAGGATGGTGGCGGCCACCTCGGCCGGAAGCAGTGCCGTCGCGGCGATGGCGGTATGGACCGGGACCACGGTGCGGCGGAGCGGCGGCAGCAGATCGTCGGTATAGCCGTTGGTGGCGAGGACCACCGCATCGGCGGTCACGGTGCCGCCGGGGGTGACGATGCGCCAGCCGCTGCCCGCGCGCTCCAGCGAGAGGGCGGGGGTCGCGCGGGTGAGCCGAGCACCGGCCCCTGCGGCCGCCTCGGCGAGGCCGCGCACGTAGCCGATCGGGTTCAGCTTGCCGCCCTGGCCTGCCGGCACCGCCACCGCGCCGGGTGCGGCCACGACCGGTCCCGCTCACCAGGGCAGGGGGGCCGCCTCCAGCCGGTCCGCCAGCCGGCCGAGCATCGCCTCCGACCGCCGGATCTGCTCGACCTCGATATATTCGTCCGGCGTGTGGCCCTGCGCCATCGATCCGGGCCCGCACACCAACGAGACGATGCCGGCGCCGAGACTGAAGGCGCCCGCCTCGGTGCCGAAGTCCACCTTGCCGAGCGGCGCCTGCGGCAGCAGCGACGACACGAAGCCGACGGCCGGATGGTTCGGGTCCGTCGCCAGACCCCTGACGTGGACGACCTCCTCGATCTCGATGCCGCACGCGGGGTCGATCGCCCGCATCCGGGGCACCAGGCCGGTGTCGACGAACGCGTGGATGCGGTTCATGAGGCCGGCGAGCGCATCGTCGGTCAGAGCGCGGATATCGAGCTGGAAGACGCACTCGGCGGGGACGATGTTCAGCGCGGTGCCGCCGCGGATCGTGTTGACCGACAGCGTCGCCTGGGGGATCTCGTAGGCGGGGTCGGTCGGGCCGGTCTGCGCCGCGTCGCGCGCCAGGTCTTCGATGAAGGCGATCAGCCGGGCGGCGTAGGCGATCGCGTTGACGGCGGTCGGCGCGCGGGCGGAGTGCGCGGAGAGGCCGGTGACGGTGATCGTGTACATCCCGGCACACTTGTGTCCTGTCTTCACCGCCATCTGCGTCGGCTCGCCGACGATGCACAGGCCCGGCCGCACCGCGAGGCCCGCCAGCCGCTCGACGAGGCTCGCCACCCCGGTGCAGCCGACCTCCTCGTCGTACGAGACGGCGATGTGGATCGGCGCGGCGAGGTCGCGTGCGGCAAGGTCCGGCACGGCGGCGAGCACGGTGCCGATGAAGCCCTTCATGTCGGCCGTGCCGCGCCCGTAGAGCCGGTCGCCCTCGCGGCGCATGACGAAGGGGTCGCCGCTCCAGGCCTGCCCGTCGACCGGGACCACATCGCTGTGCCCGGAGAGGATGACGCCGGGGACGTCCCGCGGGCCGATGGTGGCCCAGAGGTTGCCCTTCGTGCGGTCCTCGTTCCAGAGGATCTCGCTCGCGACGCCGTGGCGGTCGAGATGGCGGGTCACATACTCCAGAAGGCTGCGGTTCGGGTCGCGCGAGACCGTGGGGAAGGCGACGAGATCGCCGATGATGCCGATGCTGTCGCTGGAATGCATGCCGTCTCCCTTGCGGCCGCAGTATCAGGCCGCGACACGGGCGCCCGCAAGCGCCGCGCGCGCCATCTCGTCGGCGACGGTGCCGCTCGGCGTGCCGGTGGTCCGCGCCGCCTCCAGGATGCGCCGGGTGCGGGGGCCGATCGCCTCGATCCGCGCATCGACGGCGGCGAGGTCGCCGTCGCGCGTGTATTCGGCGCTGACGAGGATGATGCCGCCGGCGTTGACGACGTAGTCGGGCGCGTAGGTGATGCCACGCTCGAACAGCGCGCGCTCGGCGGCCGCGTCGGCGATCTGGTTGTTGGCGCCGCCGGCGATCACTCCGGCGCGCATCCGCCGGGCGATGTCTTCGGTCAGGACGCCACCCAGGGCGCAGGGGGCGAGGATGTCGACGTCGGCGAGGAGGATCTCGTCGAGGGCGGCCGGGGTGGCGGCGAAGCGGTCGCACGCTTCGTCGCGCCGCGCGGTGGCGAGGTCGGCGACGACGAGCCGTGCGCCGCGGGCATGGAGCGCCGCGGCGAGGTTCATGCCCACACCGCCGAGGCCCTGGATGGCGACACGCAGGCCCTCCAGGTCCCGCCGGCCGAAGGCGAAGCGGGCGGCCGCCTCGAGGCCGATGCAGACCCCGCGCGCCGTGAACGGGGCGGGGTTCCCGCCCACGCCCTCCCGCGCCACGATGCCGGAGACGTAGCGGGTGACGGTGGCGACGTGGGCGAGGTCCGCCGGCGCGACGCCCACGTCCTCGGCGGTCACGTAGCGGCCGTTCAGGGCGTCCACGGCGCGGCCGAACGCGGTGAACACGTCCGCCCGCCGTTCGTCGGGGACGGGGCCGAGGATCACCGCCTTGCCGCCGCCCATCGGCACTCCCGCCAGCGCGTTCTTGTAGGACATCCCGCGCGACAGGCGCAGCGCGTCGCCGAGGGCGGCGCCGGC
It encodes:
- a CDS encoding Glu/Leu/Phe/Val dehydrogenase; the encoded protein is MFDHPAFDGHERVVALNDAATGLRAFVAIHSTALGPAGGGCRLWHYEDAGAALGDALRLSRGMSYKNALAGVPMGGGKAVILGPVPDERRADVFTAFGRAVDALNGRYVTAEDVGVAPADLAHVATVTRYVSGIVAREGVGGNPAPFTARGVCIGLEAAARFAFGRRDLEGLRVAIQGLGGVGMNLAAALHARGARLVVADLATARRDEACDRFAATPAALDEILLADVDILAPCALGGVLTEDIARRMRAGVIAGGANNQIADAAAERALFERGITYAPDYVVNAGGIILVSAEYTRDGDLAAVDARIEAIGPRTRRILEAARTTGTPSGTVADEMARAALAGARVAA
- a CDS encoding ABC transporter ATP-binding protein, which translates into the protein MAATKPAPEGAPKLSARHLALTFDDGRRRVPVIGDVSFDLHAGEVVAIVGPSGCGKTTMLNAVSGLLKPTGGEVTWNVAMTKRRPRIGYMLQKDLLFPWRTAKGNVMLGMEIRGDTGAKAHEKARALLDQLGLHGFADDYPSTLSGGMRQRVALARTLIHDPEVLLLDEPFAALDFQTKILIESDTAKLVRSEGRALLLITHDLEEAVSMADRVIVLTGRPTRIKSTYTIELGGDRTDMMAARESPDFADYVRSIWRDLDVAQH
- a CDS encoding acetamidase/formamidase family protein, with the protein product MTHVVPKAGNIKFALSGHEAYVDKIAPGETFKVECAINIGDGILTHAGQAIDPAKIVVPFVNGATGPMEIEGAKPGDMLKVEVIDMELDSLGFTALWPGIGMFPDWVRQKEFGFIPRVMEVKDGFVHWSDKVKLPVAPMIGVMGVAPVLGATPTVDNGPNGGNLDIQEFTPGTTVMFRVNQEGAHFFAGDCHAIQGDGEANGMGATEIAAVLTLKVTLEPAPERLTWPRIETATHIGTVGCARPLEDAMRIAFEEMVYWLADDYGIPETEAYMLLGQIAEARCTQVVNPKYTYVCKVSKDILKSFA
- a CDS encoding ABC transporter permease gives rise to the protein MTTTTADTPDAVSDTSEVSRTGHAVRRRAMRGHAMVIATQVVLLAVLLGLWEYATYADKQTAFMFGSPSAIFGFLVTMASDGSLFRDTWVTGLETVLGFVVGNVLGTVMGLALWYSPFVSRVVSPFIVALGSIPIIALAPMVIIWFGTGLSSKIAMATLSVVVVALVTSYKGAMSVDPDQINLMRTLGARKWQIFNRLVVPASLSDIFAGLKLTVGFALIGAIIGEFMSSSEGLGHAIFKAGSLYIIPKVLAALVATIALALALTFLVGKLERRLMHWRRDL
- the argE gene encoding acetylornithine deacetylase codes for the protein MHSSDSIGIIGDLVAFPTVSRDPNRSLLEYVTRHLDRHGVASEILWNEDRTKGNLWATIGPRDVPGVILSGHSDVVPVDGQAWSGDPFVMRREGDRLYGRGTADMKGFIGTVLAAVPDLAARDLAAPIHIAVSYDEEVGCTGVASLVERLAGLAVRPGLCIVGEPTQMAVKTGHKCAGMYTITVTGLSAHSARAPTAVNAIAYAARLIAFIEDLARDAAQTGPTDPAYEIPQATLSVNTIRGGTALNIVPAECVFQLDIRALTDDALAGLMNRIHAFVDTGLVPRMRAIDPACGIEIEEVVHVRGLATDPNHPAVGFVSSLLPQAPLGKVDFGTEAGAFSLGAGIVSLVCGPGSMAQGHTPDEYIEVEQIRRSEAMLGRLADRLEAAPLPW
- a CDS encoding FAD-dependent oxidoreductase — encoded protein: MAAPGAVAVPAGQGGKLNPIGYVRGLAEAAAGAGARLTRATPALSLERAGSGWRIVTPGGTVTADAVVLATNGYTDDLLPPLRRTVVPVHTAIAATALLPAEVAATILPDGSVLYETGRVTVYYRLDAERWATTAAASRWRPPWAASSPISSAACHRPRRRSRCAR
- a CDS encoding SDR family NAD(P)-dependent oxidoreductase, producing the protein MDLGLKGMKALVTGGTKGIGRHCAEIFAAEGADVAVCARKADEVAETVAALEAKGVKAYGAAVDVADKAAFEAFVNAAATALGGLDVVVANVSALAVADDETAWKAGFDTDLMHTVRLVNTAMPYLEKSKAAAITAISSVSGRETDFTGPAYGAYKAALVHYMHGLAVKLAPQMIRANAVSPGNTYFEGGIWNQIETGNPELFAEALALNPTGRMGKPEEVARGVVFLSSPASSFTTGTNLVVDGALTRGVQL